Below is a genomic region from Helicobacter pylori.
TAGCATCAAAATCCTTTTTATTCCATTTCTTCTAAAGGCTCATCCGGTAAGGGCATGATCTCTTCATTAGAGCCAATACTCTCTTTAATCTTAAGAGTGATTTCATTCGCTAAGGCTTTATCTTCTTTGAGTAAGGCTTTAGCGTTTTCTCTGCCTTGCCCTAGCTTTTTATCCTGGTAGCTAAGCCATGCCCCGCTCTTATCCACAATGTCTAATTTCACGCCATAGTCAATGATTTCGCCCTCTTTAGAAATCCCCTCCCCAAACATGATGTCAAATTCCGCTTCTCTAAAGGGCGGAGCGACTTTATTTTTAACCACTTTGGCTTTAGCCCTGTTGCCAATATGCTGTTCGTTTTGTTTTAAAGCAGCGATTCTTCTAATATCAATCCTAACGCTCGCATAGAATTTTAAAGCGTTACCTCCGGTTGTGGTCTCTGGACTCCCATAACCCATCATGCCAATCTTCATCCTGATTTGATTAATAAAAACGAGAGTAGTGTTCATTTTGTGCAAAACACCGGTGATTTTTCTTAGCGCATGGCTCATAAGCCTTGCTTGCAAGCCCACATGCTGATCGCCCATATCCCCATCAATCTCTGCTTTAGGCGTAAGGGCCGCCACCGAATCCACCACCACTAAATCAATCCCTCCGCTTCTTGTGATCGTTTCTAAAATCTCTAAAGCTTGCTCGCCTGTATCAGGTTGGGAAACGAGTAAGTTTTCTGTATCCACGCCCAATCTCTTAGCGTAATGCACATCTAGGGCATGCTCAGCGTCAATGAATGCGCACACGCCGCCATTTTTTTGGCATTCTGCGATAATGTGCAAGCTTAGAGTGGTCTTCCCGCTTGACTCTGGCCCATAAATTTCAATAATCCTACCCTTTGGAACGCCCCCAATCCCTAAAGCCAGATCCAACCCTAACGAGCCTGTAGAAATAGCGTCAATCTTTTCTACTTGCTTATCCCCAAGGCGCACCAACGCCCCCTTACCAAAAACCTTATCAATTTGTTTGATCGCTAAAGAAATCGCTTTTTGTTTGTCTTCATCTATTGCCATAAATCACCTTATTGAATTTGATTTGTTTATTCTATCAAATCCTAGCCTAAAATCTATTATAATAAAAGGACTTACCCTATCACAAAAGGATTTTACTTTGATTAGTGTCGCTCATAGCCCTGATGCTGATGATATTTTCATGTATTATGCGATTAAGTTTGGCTGGATAGATTGCCCCATTAAAAATAAAACATTCCACAATATCGCCCTTGATATTGAAACCCTAAACCAAGAAGCCCTAAAAAACACTTATGATGTGAGTGCAATCAGCTTTGGGCTATACCCTAAAATTGCGAACGATTACGCCCTGCTCCCCACAGCGACGAGCTTTGGGAATGGCTATGGGCCTAAATTAGTGAAAAAAAAGGGCGTGAAATTGAAAAAAGATTTTAGAGTCGCATTAAGCGGGGAGCACACCACAAACGCCCTCTTGTTTAAGATCTATTACAAACATGCGCGCATCGCTTACATGAATTTTTTAGACATTGAAAAAGCGGTTTTGGAAGAAAAAGTGCATGCGGGCGTGCTCATCCATGAAAGTATCTTGGATTTCCATAATGAATTAGAAGTGGAAAAAGAATTGTGGGATGTTTGGAAAGAACTCATTAAAGTTGATTTGCCCCTGCCTTTAGGGGGCATGGCGATTAGGCGCTCTATCCCCTTGTATCGTGCGATTTTGATTAAAAAGGCTTTGATTAAGGCGGTTGAAGTCGCTTTAAAACACCAAAATTTGCTCTCTGGCATGTTGTTAGAGCGCTCGCTCATTCGTGTCAATAGAGAGCAGCTACAAACTTATTTAAGCTTGTATGCGAACGAAACTTCAACGCGCTTAAGCGAGATTCAAATTCTCGCCATAGACAAGCTTTTTGAATTAGGCTATCAGCATGGGTTTTACGCTAATTTGTTAAAGACTAAAGATTGCTTGCTCACTGATGAATATTTGCAATACCGCTTTTCTTAATCTAGTTCTAATTTATGCGTGAGCAAGTAACGGATCGTCCCATACAATAAAAGGATTTTTAAAAAATCCACTCCCCATAAAAGGTAGTATTTATTTTCTTGCAATTCTTGTTGTTGCAAGAAATAATAAAATCCCTCATTGATGCTTAAACTGGAACTCATTAAGGGCAGTAACGAATTAAACGCTAATTCCAAAACAACCCCCACCAAAATGAATAACAGCCCCCCTAGTAAAAAACGCGCTTTTTTGATCCTAGCAGCGTTTAAAACGCTCAAAACAAATAAGAATTTCATTAAAACAAGCCCTAAAAATAGAGCAACGCCTATGGTTTTAGTAGGTTTTAACACAAAGGTTTTTAAAGCGGTGTGCAAGATAAACAGCACGCTAGATTGCGCGTTAAAAAGATAATAGCCCAAACGCACGCTCACCACAAACCAGAACAAACTAAAGATAAAAAACACCATAGGGAGCAAGATTTTAGGGAGCAATAAAGACTCTAAACTAACGGGTAAAGAAAAGCTTAAAACCCCCCTTTTAGAAAAAAGCGCGTTGAGATTTTTGATCGCTCCCACACTGATTGCGATCAGTAAAAACGCCCCCAAGACAAAAAAGAGCGTGTAGCTTAGGGTGAGCATGGTCGTTTCTTCAGCGCTTTGAGAGGAAAAACAAACCGCTAAAATAGTGAGCGTTATTAAAAAATTCCCCACAACAACATTCCCTACTTGCCCCAAGGCGTCATGTTTAAAAACTTTTAAAAAACCCATAGTCTTATTATACCCGTTTGGATAGAAAATTCAGGCTTTTTAATGATTGAGCGTTAATAAAAAACGCTAAAGGCATTTTTTAAACGCGCTACTTGAAAAAAGCCAATTGCTCTAAAATCAATTCTTCTTTATTTTTAAAAACAAATTTAAAAAGGATCTTATAGCGTCCTATTTTATCGCTCTCTGACAAATCAAATTTTAAAGGCTCGCATGCGATCTTACAATCAAGCGTTCCTAACAATCTGGGCTGTGATGGGCTGGGATAAAACGCTAAATACACTTGAATATTTGGCGCATCTAAAGCGGGTTTGAGCGGTTGCAATTGTGCATAAAGCGTGTTGGATTTTTCCAGAATCAAAGCGTTTTTTAAAAGGTTTTCTTGGAGTTTTTTATCCCCATGCGTGCCTTTAGAAAAATAGGGCAAAATGGGGGTTTTAGGGCTTTCGGCAAGAGGCTTTAAACCCACTAAAAAACGATAATTAGACTTAAAGTTTTCATAAGTTTTAAGCATAGCGTTAAAGTTTAAATCCACTTCGTTATGACCCTTAAAATACACTAAATCGTTTTTAGGCGAATTTTTTAGGGCAAACACCACCAAAAACACCACGATCCCAAGCCCAAGAATGAGCACGCTCATGATCCCTAAAGGCCAAAAGTTTTTTTCTTTCATTAATTTTCCCTCTTAAGATTTTTTAAAAAAATAAAGCCCCAAAAACGCGCCCAAAAGCGTCAATAACAAAATATAAATGATCACCTTTACAAAAGTTACTCCCTTAGGAGCGTTAAAATTCTGCGCGATATTCACATGATATTTTTCCGCTAAAGCATCTACTGCGACCGAATAGCCGTTAATGAGCATGGCTGAAATCCTTTGGGGCGTGTATTCTTTAGCGTTTGTGGGGAGTAAGGGAGCGATTTTTTCAAAAAAGATTTTATCAGTGTCTAGCAAATCTTTAGGGTTAGCCACTAATTCTATTTTTTGAGCGTCATGGTAGAAAAAGAATACCACAAAAGGGGGTTTGAGCTGTTTTAAAAAGCCCTCTTGATACTTTTGGCGTTCCTTTTTGAGTGCCAAAGCGATAGGATTTTTTTCAAAATCCGTCATATCAATCACAAAACGCACGCCTGTTTTAAGATAAAGCTCTTTAGAAACGCCCTCTACAAACGCAACGCTTTTTTCTACCAAACGCCCCTTAGAATTATTCAAAACATAATCATTAGCCCCCAAACAACAAACAAAGGCTATTACAAGCCATAAGATCCTCATGTGCTAAACAAAAACAAGTTAGGCACAAAAGAAATAACAATCGTCATTAAAATGGTCGCTACTACCATTAAGGCTAAAATTTTTTCTAAAGTGGTGAATTTCATTTTTTACTCCCTTGATTGATCAATTCATAATTAGCCCGGTTTTGGGTGCTTTTTGTCTCTAAAGCGTTAATATCCTTATAGCGGTAATAATTGGTGGCTTGCTCTTTTTGGATATGGATCGCTTTGAATGTAAAAAAAACGGCCACACACAACAAGATAACCACAATCAGTAAATTCCCTGCTAATCCGTTTAAAAATTTCATCTCTTTTCCTTTAATCTTCTAAGGGTTTTAGCGATTGGATAAATTCGGCTAACGCTTTAACTTGCAAATCGCTAAAGTTTTTATACTTGAATGATGGCATATGCCCTATATTGCCCTTTTTGCCATGCGTTAAGATATTTCTCAAAAAATTCTCTGTGCCGTAAGCGGTCAAATCGGCCGCAAACACTTGATTTTCTTGCAATCCCTTACCATCATTGCCATGACAGCCTGTGCAACCCATGCTTTCAAACAGCTCCTTACCTTTATCAATGAGTTGAGGGTTTTTGGTTTTTTTAACACTAGAAATTTCTGCCATCACATAGCTCGCAATCGCTTTAGCGTCTTTTTCGTCCAATTCCATAGCGGGCATTTCCCCAGCGAGATAATCCATGCCTTTAGAGCCATGCTTAATGGTGTCCATAATGCCCTCTTCTTTACCCCAGTGCACCAGATTTTGAGCGCTCCCATGCAAGCCCTCAGCGGTGATGCCATGGCATTGCGAACAATGGACTAAAAAGATGCCTTGACCCATATCCACCAATTCCTTTTGACCCAAATGCTTCCATTTGGCTTCAAATTTTTGGTTGTGCGCTTTAACCTCTTCGTTGTATTGCCCGATTTGAGAAAAGCTATTCAGCGGATACCCAAAGAAAAAATACCAAAAAGCCCACACAATCGTGCACATAAAGCTTGCGATCCAACCTACAGGCACATTATTGGCAAACTCCCCTATCCCATCAATCAAATGCCCATTTTCCATGAGCTCACCTTGAGATTTGCTGTCGCGCATTTCTTTAATGAGCGAACTGGATTCATAGATGGTTAAAACTAAAATCACAAGCGCTGCAATCAAGCCAAAAACATTTATATGGTCGTTTAAAAAATCCATTTCAACTTTCCTTTATGCCCTTATCATGAACTTCTTTATGGCGTGGTTCAATCAACTCATCTTCTAAAGCATCATTTAACGCTAAATACCCGTATCGCTCATAATCCACGACACCCTTTTTTTGCTTTCTATACATGCTAAAAATATAAGCGTACAAAAAGAGCGTAAAAAGAATGGTGAAAAACGCATACGCAAAACCTCTCAAACTTTCTAAATCCATCATTCACCCCTTATTTAGCGTTTTGATTGGCGTTGATCCTGGAATTACCCAAGCTATTCAAATAAGCGATCAAAGCCACAATTTCTAACACTTCACCTCTCTCAATCGCTTCTAGCACCCTCTTGTCTTTCATATCAGCTGTGATTTTTTTAGCTTCTTCTAAATAGGCTTTTTTCGCTTCTTCTACGCTCCCTAATTTCACGCCGTTTTCGGTGTCATAAGGCACGCCAAAAACCTTTTTTTGCGTCAAAGCTTCTGCATAAGCGGTGTCAAAGTCGCTCTTTTTGATGAATAAATGCTTATAAGCGGGCATGATGCTGTGCGGCACAACGCTTTTAGGATCAAACATGTGCTTTTCATGCCAATCGGTTGTGCGGTAATCCCCCACCCTGTGCAAATCAGGGCCAATCCTTTTAGAACCCCACAAAAATGGCCTGTCATACGCATATTCCCCGCTCAAACTATATGCGCCGTATCGATCCACCTCAGCTTGGAAAGGGCGGATGAGTTGGGAATGGCAATGATAGCAACCTTCTTGGATATAAATTTGCCTCCCCGCTGTCTCTAAAACCGTATAAGGCCGTAAGCCTTCAATCGGGCGAGCGGATTTAAAGAAGTTGGGCAAAATCTCCACCAAGCCCGCAATCGCAAACACAAAAATAAACGCAAGAGTGAAAAAGAACGGGTTTTTCTCTAAAAAACTAAACATTTCCAACCTCCCCTATCTGGCCATAGGCGTGGCGTAATTGGGCTCACGCTCTAATTTTTTGCCTGCTGTGATTGTCATAAAAATATTGTAGGCAAAAATAATAAATCCGGTAAAATACATAAGACCCCCAACGCCTCTAATATTGTAATAAGGGATTAGCACCTTAACCGTGTCAATGAACTGGTAAGTGAGATTCCCATACTGATCCACATCCCTCCACATCATCCCTTGCGTGATCCCTGCAATCCACATGGACGAAAAGTAAAGCACAATCCCTAAAGTCATGATCCAAAATTGGAAATCCACAAGCCTGCCTGAATAAATCTCTCTTTTGAAAAGCCTAGGCGTCATGTGATACATGCTCGCAATCAAAGTGAAGCCTACCCACCCAAGCACGCCGTCATGCACATGCCCTATAATCCAATCGGTAAAATGCGCTAATGCGTTCACGCTCTTAATGGCTTGAATAGAGCCTTCTAAAGTGGAAAGCATGTAGAAAGTTGAAGCTAAAACCAAGAATTTAATCAAAGGGCTTTCTTTGAGCTGGTGCCACTGGCCTCGCATCGTTAAAAGCATGTTAATGGCTGTCCCCCACGAAGGCAAGATCAACACCACTGAAAACACGCTAGAAAGGGTTTGCACCCAATCAGGCACGGTGGAATAAATCAAATGGTGCCCGCCCGCCCAAATATAAACAAACATCAAGCTCCAGAAAGAAAACAAAGTGAGTTTGTAAGAAAAGATAGGCTGGCCGCTCTCTTTAGGCAAGAAATAATAAATCGTGCCAATCACCCCACTCGTAAAGACAAAAGCGACCGCATTATGCCCCCACCACCATTGAATGAGTGCATCATTACTGCCTGAATACATAGAAATAGAATGCCAAACACTCCCCATATTAGCGACAAAATAGGTGGGGACAGAAAGGTTATTGAAGATATACATCACCGCTATACCCACATAAGTAGCGATGTAATACCATAAAGACACATAAATGGTATTCTCTCTCCTAACGCTCATGCTCCCAAACATATTAACCCCCCATAGCACCCATGCCACAACCACAACAATATCTAAAGGCCACATCAATTCAGCGTATTCTTTAGATTGAGTAAGACCAGCAAACAAGCTAATAACCCCTAGAATTAAAAGAAGAATCCAGAGCCAAAAATGCAATAACCCTACAACTTTCAAAAAGGGGTGTTGGTGGTAAGTGATTTTAAGCACCCTTTGACCGATATAATACCAACTTGCCCAAATCCCCCCAAGAGTGAATCCATAAATCACTGCATTGGTGTGTAAGGGGCGTAAGCGGCCAAAAATACCATACTCCCCTGCAATGTAATTCAAGTTAGGGAAAGACAATTCAAAGGCTAACACAATCCCTATTAACATGCCTATTATCCCAAAGCCAACCATCGCATAAAGAAACAATTTGCTAATGGAATAATCATAACTCAAAGGCACATTTTCTTGCATGCAATACTCCTATCTGTAGTAAATTCAACAAAGATAAACACAATTATAAAATTTTATCTTTTTCAAAAAGCTTAATTTTTAATCTTTTTCTGTAACATTGTAATAACCTAATCCAATTTGAATAACATTTTTAAGCCAAACCACTACTATCTTTGGCTAAAGGCTAAACATGATTAAACCAATTTTTTCAATCCTTGCCCCTTTTTTTATCGCAACGCTGTTGTATTTTTTAGGCGCACCGGATGGGTTAAACCCTAACGCATGGCTTTATTTTTGTATTTTCATAGGCATGATTATAGGGCTAGTTTTAGAGCCGGTGCCACCAGGTTTAGTGGCATTGAGCGCGTTAGTGTTGTGCGTGGCGTTAAAAATTGGAGCGAGTGATAAAGTAGCGAGCGCTAATAAGGCTATTTCGTGGGGTTTGAGCGGGTATGCGAATAAAACGGTGTGGCTTGTGTTTGTCGCTTTTATTTTGGGTTTAGGGTATGAAAAAAGCTTGTTAGGGAAACGGATCGCTCTTTTACTGATTAGGTTTTTAGGGCAAACCCCTTTAGGTTTAGGCTATGCGATTGGTTTGAGCGAATTGTGTCTAGCCCCCTTTATCCCTAGCAATTCCGCTAGAAGTGGGGGCATACTCTATCCAATCGTTTCTTCTATCCCGCCTTTAATGGGTTCGACTCCAAATAATAACCCTGACAAAATCGGCGCGTATTTGATGTGGGTCGCTTTGGCTTCAACTTGCATCACTTCGTCCATGTTTTTAACCGCGCTCGCTCCTAACCCCCTAGCAATGGAAATTGCTGCCAAAATGGGGGTGAATGAAATCTCATGGTTTTCGTGGTTTTTAGCGTTCTTGCCTTGTGGGGTGGTTTTGATCTTGCTTGTGCCTTTATTAGCGTATAAAACCTGCAAACCCACCTTAAAAGGCTCAAAAGAAGTGAGTTTGTGGGCTAAAAAAGAATTAGAGGGCATGGGGAGGTTTTCTTTAAAAGAAATTTTAATGCTCAGTCTCACTTTACTAGCTTTATTGGGTTGGATTTTTGGCAAACCTTTAGGCTTGCATGCGAGCGCGACGGCTTTGATCGTCATGGTTTTAATGGCGTTTTGTAAGATTGTAAGCTATGAAGACATCATCAAAAACAAGAGCGTGTTCAACATTTTTTTATTGCTTGGATCGCTGCTCACGATGGCTGGCGGGCTTAAAAATGTGGGTTTTTTAAATTTTATCGGCAATGCGGCTCAAAATTTTTTAGAGCATGCCAACTTGGATCCGTTAATAGCGGTATTATTTATTGTAGCCCTCTTTTATCTGTCGCACTATTTTTTCGCTAGCATCACCGCCCATGTGAGCGCGTTATTCGCGCTTTTTGTAGGGATTGGTTCACACCTTCAAGGGGTCAATTTGCAAGAACTAAGCTTGTTTTTAATGCTTTCTTTAGGGATTATGGGGATTTTAACCCCCTATGGCACAGGCCCATCCACCATTTATTACGGGA
It encodes:
- a CDS encoding DUF4006 family protein, producing MKFLNGLAGNLLIVVILLCVAVFFTFKAIHIQKEQATNYYRYKDINALETKSTQNRANYELINQGSKK
- the ccoN gene encoding cytochrome-c oxidase, cbb3-type subunit I, with translation MQENVPLSYDYSISKLFLYAMVGFGIIGMLIGIVLAFELSFPNLNYIAGEYGIFGRLRPLHTNAVIYGFTLGGIWASWYYIGQRVLKITYHQHPFLKVVGLLHFWLWILLLILGVISLFAGLTQSKEYAELMWPLDIVVVVAWVLWGVNMFGSMSVRRENTIYVSLWYYIATYVGIAVMYIFNNLSVPTYFVANMGSVWHSISMYSGSNDALIQWWWGHNAVAFVFTSGVIGTIYYFLPKESGQPIFSYKLTLFSFWSLMFVYIWAGGHHLIYSTVPDWVQTLSSVFSVVLILPSWGTAINMLLTMRGQWHQLKESPLIKFLVLASTFYMLSTLEGSIQAIKSVNALAHFTDWIIGHVHDGVLGWVGFTLIASMYHMTPRLFKREIYSGRLVDFQFWIMTLGIVLYFSSMWIAGITQGMMWRDVDQYGNLTYQFIDTVKVLIPYYNIRGVGGLMYFTGFIIFAYNIFMTITAGKKLEREPNYATPMAR
- the ccoP gene encoding cytochrome-c oxidase, cbb3-type subunit III — translated: MDFLNDHINVFGLIAALVILVLTIYESSSLIKEMRDSKSQGELMENGHLIDGIGEFANNVPVGWIASFMCTIVWAFWYFFFGYPLNSFSQIGQYNEEVKAHNQKFEAKWKHLGQKELVDMGQGIFLVHCSQCHGITAEGLHGSAQNLVHWGKEEGIMDTIKHGSKGMDYLAGEMPAMELDEKDAKAIASYVMAEISSVKKTKNPQLIDKGKELFESMGCTGCHGNDGKGLQENQVFAADLTAYGTENFLRNILTHGKKGNIGHMPSFKYKNFSDLQVKALAEFIQSLKPLED
- a CDS encoding menaquinone biosynthesis family protein; the protein is MISVAHSPDADDIFMYYAIKFGWIDCPIKNKTFHNIALDIETLNQEALKNTYDVSAISFGLYPKIANDYALLPTATSFGNGYGPKLVKKKGVKLKKDFRVALSGEHTTNALLFKIYYKHARIAYMNFLDIEKAVLEEKVHAGVLIHESILDFHNELEVEKELWDVWKELIKVDLPLPLGGMAIRRSIPLYRAILIKKALIKAVEVALKHQNLLSGMLLERSLIRVNREQLQTYLSLYANETSTRLSEIQILAIDKLFELGYQHGFYANLLKTKDCLLTDEYLQYRFS
- the ccoO gene encoding cytochrome-c oxidase, cbb3-type subunit II, giving the protein MFSFLEKNPFFFTLAFIFVFAIAGLVEILPNFFKSARPIEGLRPYTVLETAGRQIYIQEGCYHCHSQLIRPFQAEVDRYGAYSLSGEYAYDRPFLWGSKRIGPDLHRVGDYRTTDWHEKHMFDPKSVVPHSIMPAYKHLFIKKSDFDTAYAEALTQKKVFGVPYDTENGVKLGSVEEAKKAYLEEAKKITADMKDKRVLEAIERGEVLEIVALIAYLNSLGNSRINANQNAK
- a CDS encoding DASS family sodium-coupled anion symporter, encoding MIKPIFSILAPFFIATLLYFLGAPDGLNPNAWLYFCIFIGMIIGLVLEPVPPGLVALSALVLCVALKIGASDKVASANKAISWGLSGYANKTVWLVFVAFILGLGYEKSLLGKRIALLLIRFLGQTPLGLGYAIGLSELCLAPFIPSNSARSGGILYPIVSSIPPLMGSTPNNNPDKIGAYLMWVALASTCITSSMFLTALAPNPLAMEIAAKMGVNEISWFSWFLAFLPCGVVLILLVPLLAYKTCKPTLKGSKEVSLWAKKELEGMGRFSLKEILMLSLTLLALLGWIFGKPLGLHASATALIVMVLMAFCKIVSYEDIIKNKSVFNIFLLLGSLLTMAGGLKNVGFLNFIGNAAQNFLEHANLDPLIAVLFIVALFYLSHYFFASITAHVSALFALFVGIGSHLQGVNLQELSLFLMLSLGIMGILTPYGTGPSTIYYGSGYIQSKDFWKWGFIFGFLYLIVFLSVCVPWVKFIAYRWL
- the recA gene encoding recombinase RecA, whose amino-acid sequence is MAIDEDKQKAISLAIKQIDKVFGKGALVRLGDKQVEKIDAISTGSLGLDLALGIGGVPKGRIIEIYGPESSGKTTLSLHIIAECQKNGGVCAFIDAEHALDVHYAKRLGVDTENLLVSQPDTGEQALEILETITRSGGIDLVVVDSVAALTPKAEIDGDMGDQHVGLQARLMSHALRKITGVLHKMNTTLVFINQIRMKIGMMGYGSPETTTGGNALKFYASVRIDIRRIAALKQNEQHIGNRAKAKVVKNKVAPPFREAEFDIMFGEGISKEGEIIDYGVKLDIVDKSGAWLSYQDKKLGQGRENAKALLKEDKALANEITLKIKESIGSNEEIMPLPDEPLEEME
- a CDS encoding cytochrome c oxidase, cbb3-type, CcoQ subunit, yielding MDLESLRGFAYAFFTILFTLFLYAYIFSMYRKQKKGVVDYERYGYLALNDALEDELIEPRHKEVHDKGIKES